From Epinephelus lanceolatus isolate andai-2023 chromosome 5, ASM4190304v1, whole genome shotgun sequence, the proteins below share one genomic window:
- the vps9d1 gene encoding VPS9 domain-containing protein 1 isoform X2 produces the protein MTMATADSGVKPLQNAMKMAKVAIQLDGENKHKEAYCEYLRTINYISHALLEDTGSQTSEERIMVAVDVERMLRLAEQCLERAKSFIGKRADPPDLPASVSATCLPGQSEPHQTAVIPAASAANNVPPTHTAVNAGRKATSPTKTGHRRVLSDGSSELSPFLPPEVFQKQQTVESQDTSKKELTPIEEASRLNQKLKANYEARLARLAPGQAYQKTSLTLSLQRQMMENLIIAKARQDALQRKMEERRLRLQEEANRRFAASGAMTTEEREQRALYTNVLEYEQDHDWPKLWKANLKKNPDDVTLVSGLVSYLLSQSDHPVVKLLRKHQYRIYNRLYPIVSKGLPQSPARLLRPSRSTHNLINPETQKKPTRGSSVGGQSFSTSSSLSPSLSHDLHTSYDDEGGEEPHTQVKVDRENSFEDLEQFLTQLDWAPVHGSADDTGSDSELTCNTLIQPGQDKTNIQELEMRALREHLKAIVKDIHIAIDQLLSLCLLSFECLNTASSKDLCLASLEEAFFTPLWSALVALFRRVNREREQAFETNMKLYQDASPGDVGVPSKLFPKDPGALQGSYPYESAVQELKLLIKDCCPQRKLECIVRTLRLICACAEDYRCLHEVDSTPKTAAIGADDLLPILSFVALRCQCPQLVSECAALEEFIHEGFTVTGLH, from the exons CCTCGGAGGAGAGGATCATGGTTGCGGTGGATGTGGAGCGGATGTTGAGGTTGGCTGAGCAGTGTCTGGAGAGAGCCAAGTCATTTATAGGGAAGAGAGCCGACCCCCCTGATCTCCCTGCCTCTGTCTCCGCTACCTGTTTGCCTGGCCAGTCAGAGCCCCATCAGACTGCTGTCATCCCAGCTGCCAGTGCTGCAAACAATG TCCCTCCAACTCATACTGCTGTTAACGCGGGGCGTAAGGCAACCAGCCCGACAAAGACTGGTCACCGCAGGGTGTTGTCAGATGGTAGCAGCGAACTCTCCCCTTTTCTGCCTCCTGAAGTCTTCCAGAAACAGCAGACAGTGGAGTCACAGGACACAAGCAAAAA GGAGCTGACACCCATTGAAGAAGCATCACGTTTGAACCAGAAGTTGAAAGCCAATTATGAAGCTCGTCTGGCGAGGCTCGCACCTGGTCAGGCCTACCAGAAGACGTCTTTg ACGCTCTCTCTCCAGAGGCAGATGATGGAGAACCTCATAATAGCTAAAGCCAGGCAGGATGCT CTTCAGCGGAAGATGGAGGAGAGAAGACTAAGGCTGCAGGAAGAGGCCAACAG GAGATTTGCAGCGTCTGGGGCGATGACCACAGAGGAGCGAGAGCAGCGTGCTCTCTATACCAACGTGCTGGAATATGAGCAAGACCAT GATTGGCCCAAACTGTGGAAAGCCAACTTGAAGAAGAatcctgatgatgtcacattaGTGTCAGGTCTGGTTTCCTACCTGCTCAG CCAGTCTGATCACCCAGTGGTGAAACTGCTAAGAAAACACCAGTACCGGATTTACAACAGGCTCTACCCGATCGTCAGCAAAGGCCTCCCCCAGAGTCCTGCCCGGCTACTGAGGCCTTCTCGCAGCACTCACAACCTCATTAATCCAG AGACCCAGAAGAAGCCGACCAGGGGCAGTAGCGTCGGCGGTCAGAGTTTCAGCACCAGCTCATCACTCTCGCCCTCGCTCTCTCACGACCTCCACACCAGCTATGATgatgagggaggggaggagcCTCACACACAGGTGAAAGTGGATCGGGAGAATTCGTTTGAAGATCTGGAGCAGTTCCTGACTCAGCTGGACTGGGCTCCTGTCCACGGCAGTGCAGATGACACTGGCTCTGATTCAGAGCTGACCTGTAATACCTTAATTCAGCCAGGTCAGGATAAGACAAACATCCAGGAGCTGGAGATGAGAGCACTGAGAGAACACCTAAAGGCCATCGTCAAAGATATTCATATTGCAATTG ATCAgctcctgtcactgtgtttgctGTCCTTTGAATGCCTAAACACAGCCAGCTCAAAAGACCTGTGCCTCGCAAGCTTAGAGGAAGCCTTCTTCACACCACTCTGGAGCGCCTTGGTGGCTCTTTTCAG gAGGGTCAACAGGGAGAGGGAGCAGGCCTTTGAGACAAATATGAAGTTATACCAGGACGCCTCGCCTGGAGATGTTGGTGTTCCTTCGAAACTGTTCCCCAAAGACCCTGGTGCACTACAAGGTTCCTACCCCTATGAGTCTGCTGTTCAGGAGCTTAAGCTTCTCATTAAAGACTGCTGTCCACAGAGGAAGTTGGAATGTATTG TTAGGACACTACGACTGATCTGTGCCTGTGCTGAGGATTACAGGTGTCTTCATGAGGTGGACTCCACACCCAAAACAGCTGCCAT CGGTGCAGATGACCTGTTGCCCATCCTGTCCTTCGTTGCTCTACGGTGCCAGTGTCCTCAGCTGGTGTCTGAATGTGCTGCTTTGGAGGAGTTTATTCATGAAGG